In a single window of the Centropristis striata isolate RG_2023a ecotype Rhode Island chromosome 18, C.striata_1.0, whole genome shotgun sequence genome:
- the smim8 gene encoding small integral membrane protein 8 — protein MSDKEVGKESPGGKGYRTPGLRSAQTTTMFRAFNPELFIKPNKPVMAFGLVTITLCVGYLGYMHAMKENDQQLYEAIDSEGDKYMRRKTSKWD, from the exons ATGTCAGATAAAGAGGTCGGAAAGGAGAGCCCTGGGGGGAAAGGGTACAGGACCCCGGGGCTGAGGAGCGCACAGACCACGACGATGTTCCGAGCTTTCAACCCTGAACTGTTCATAAAACCT AATAAACCAGTGATGGCGTTTGGACTGGTGACCATCACCTTGTGTGTGGGCTACCTGGGCTATATGCACGCAATGAAAGAGAACGACCAGCAGCTATACGAGGCAATCGACAGCGAAGGAGACAAATACATGAGGAGGAAGACTTCAAAATGGGACTGA